A region of the Carettochelys insculpta isolate YL-2023 chromosome 11, ASM3395843v1, whole genome shotgun sequence genome:
CAGCAAAGATTCTCCAGACGTGCTGCCCCCGGCGAGGGCTTTGTGAGACTGTGCATGAGAGAGAATTGGAGTGTGgaatggggcagtgggggtggtgtcTGAGGCCTGGGACACACACCCCCTTTGCACCTTGCTGGAGGGTTTCAGAGAAGAGTTGGCACTAGCGGTTTAGAGTTAGGGagggctgagctgggagccaggactcctgggttctttccctagCTCTCCTGGTGGGAATGCAAAGTCTTGGGAGGATTTAAagccccatggggcagcagcagctagtGAATGGGCTGCATGAGCGGCCCTCCTGCTTCTCAGGGGTGGGCCATAAACATGTAAGCAAGACCATCTCCTGGGTTAGGGCCATTTAGCTGACTGTGCTCACCTGCCTAGAACGTGGGGGCTGTGCTGATTGAACCctagcagcgctttgattggtGCTGTGTGCAACCTCACCCATGTGGCCTGGCGTTACCTGCATGTCGCTTTAGTaatacagatggggaaaaacCTACATGGATAAaaatcagcagaatctggcaatcctgcatGTGGACAATGGTAAACATGTCTTGTGGGCCGCACATGGGGCCCCAATGGCCTGTATGCAGCTACAGGCTGCCCACCCCAGATTTAGAGagacccagggctgtgagcccaaGGCCTGCTCTtgtggaggtgtgggggcagtgtgcacTGCCAGGGGGCTACCAGAAGTGAGGTTAAAGGCCAGGAAAGAGAGTCCTTGCCCAGGCCGTTGGCTGGGACAGAAGCTTTGCCTTTGTGCTCTGTTCCCATGGTTCAGTAATcggtgcctggctttgaggaAGGCACTTGGGGTGTCCATGAGCCACATGTTCTGTGCTCCCAGAGGGAGGAAGTGTGGGTGCCTgaacccagctgcagctcagtaCGTAGGGCTGAGAACAGGGGAATCCCATGATTCCTCCCTGAGCGAGGCAAAGGTTGGGTACCTGACGGGGGGGGCACTGAGAGACGAAGGGGTGCTACTAACTCTGTAACCAGGACACCCTTTCTCCCAATCCCCATGCCACTGAACCAGCCTGTCTGTCCTAGGGCCGGAGCTGAGCTAGTGGTCCTCTAGGGCAAGGCCCCGcgtcccctccccaggccctgggatTGGATTAGAGATGGCACCCCTAATGGGGAAAGGCCCCAGGCTCCCTTTCCCACCATATGACTGGATTGGAGCCTATGTCCCCTGGGGGGAAAAGGACCCATATCCCATTCCCTACCCATCtaagccagccagtcccctgacCTGGGGCCATATGGAGACCAGCACCCCCTAGAGGTGAAAGGTGCCGTATCCCATCTTAAGGCCTCCAGAGCCAGCCAGTACCCCACTCAGGCCAGACTAGAAAAAGCACGATCTAGACAGGAAAAAAACCCATGTTCCATTCCCAGGCACCTTCTTGTATGcccaggatgggtggggggtgtctATAACTCAGAATCCGACAGCCTGAGAATCTGGGTTGTGTTTATTTCCCTCCAAGgcgcctctccctccctcccctttatGATGTCCAATTAAATCTTAAAACAACTCAGGCAAACACACAGCAGCCTCTCAGGAGGAACTGGAGGCCCACATTCTCACGGGGCCAAGCTGGGACTGATAAGCTGGGACCTTCTAGCCCCTGGGAAACTCCTGCCTGGGATGTGTGTTCCGGGGTAAGTGACAGATCCTCAGGTAATGGATGAGGGGCCTGTCTCTCCCAGGAGATTTATGCATCTGCTTATCTGGAGCTTTTAATGGGCAGGGGAATTTTGCCATCACTAGAGCAGGTGACTGTTCCGTAATGATCCAGATGGGTTACGTCTCTGCTCCAAGGGCCAGGCTTCTGGCCTGTGACTCAGGGTACCTAGATTCAGTTCCTGGCTGTGTGGCAAAGTCCCAGGGTGATTGTCCCTCTCCGACTCAGGCTACCTGTCTGACAGATGGGAAGAATAATAGTGCCTTTGTGCATGATTGCAACCTCAGGGCAGGGACAGTCAGTCTGTGTCTGTGCGGTGCCTGGCTCAAGAGTgaccccaggcccagctggagagtGTGCGGTGCTCAGAACGAGGGGGTTTCAGGCACGCTTCTGTGCAGCAACCAGCATGACAAGGGCTCTGATCTCCATTGGgtctgtacagtgcctggcacaatggggacCGTGTGTCCACTGGTGAAAGCAGCTGGCAGATCTCTGGCCGCATGGGCCACCTACGTTACTGGTCCCAGCAAAGAGGCTCTGTATGCCAAGAGGCGAAGGAGTTTGCGTGCCTTCCAGAAGTGCCccagggtgcaggtgtggggggcttGGGACGGGGAATAGACACTCAAAGACCTTCTGGGCAGGCGAGTGGAGTCAGGCCTGTTCCCGGGTCTGTGTGAGGAGAGGGACTGGGAAGAGCCCAGACTTTTCCGCCATGCCTCCGGGGGAACAACTTCCTGCACTGTGCGTCCCTGGAACTGCTGCGTCAAAGGGGCATGAGAACAGGCCCTGATAATGCCAGCAAGCACAAAACAAGAGGCACAgagtggctggggcgggggctggagatTAAGGGCTGAATGAAGGCAGTGAATGGGCTCGGCAGTGCGGGTGGGGGGCGCAAATCCTTTGGACGCAGTGAGACGTGAATAGAGGAGCACACGCAGCACTTGTGCTTAAGCCCTGGCCTGCCACACGCCATATGGGGGCAGGAGGTTATTGCAGCAGCCACAGGCGTGGACTAATCCCACCCGCATTCCTGATGAATTGGCTAAAGGCTTCGCAGGGTTAGCTCATTGCACCAGTCCTGGGGTGAGAGGGAAAGACCCTTAAAGACcgtgtgggcagggggcagcagagagggaggggggactcctgggctctgtccCCAGCACAGGGATGGgagcagtgttcctgtaagctgggggcttgggtggccttccaggagagagtcaaatgccgcccagctgcttGGCCgagcagccccactgcctgcagcatttctctctccccccagtggtgcacatctgcacatgcatcagggcacataacatttattctgcacatggatggaaaaaatgaggagGATCCCTGGATAGGAGAGATGGCGGCGGAGCAGCAGGGCTTGGGGGCCAGGAAGCCTGGTTCTAGTCCCATTCGGGGAGGGGCGTGGCGGCAGCTGCAGCGTGAGGTGAGGCGCTCTGAGTGCTGGGTGCGGTTGTGCATGAGGTGGGTGTGTGAGTGCCAGGGGGGTCCAGTGTTTAGGGGTGGGGGAGTGTCTTCGAACAGCTGCCTCATAAATGGCAGAGTCTTAGGTTGTAATCCCCCGTCCCCTGCCCTTCTGGGACTGCACAGATCCCAACCATCTAGGATCAaccagctcccctcctccccaccaggggcTCATTGAGTCCTTCgccatcccccccccccgccgccccacaGCGGCCCCTTGGCTTCTggtacatcccctcctgctctgaGGCTGTCCCGGCTGCCAGCTGCCCCGGGATCGTTGGATTTATGGTGTGATTTACAGCaccacagggtggcagctgggaggcGAGGGCTGTAGCCACCTGACGTAGCCAACGGTTGGGGATGGGGACAGCTGGGACAAAGGATTCTTGGGTTCTGTGCCAGCTCTGGAAGGGCTGTGGGTTGTGGTGgaaacttgggggtgggggagactctgggttctggccccagccctgggaggggagaggggtggaatAGACTGCGGGGgagtcaggatgcctgggttctggccccagccctgggaggggagaggagtggaATAGATTAGAGAGGTGGAGGGGGGAGTCAGGAAACCTGGGGtcttgccccagctctgggaggtgggggaagaggggtggaaTAGACTGTGGGGgggagtcaggacacctgggttctggccccagccctgggagggaagaTGGCTCTTGTGTTCCCTTATTTCCCAGCATTTCCTTCTCCCTTTCAGGTCTCTTCCTTTTGGCATCTGGGTCCAGCTTGCCCACTCCCTCCCACTCTGGCCCAGGATTGACAAGGGGATAACCCTCTGTCCAATCATGGTCCAGCTCCTCCCCTGCTACTGGCAttccccccctccagccccacgtgGGGCTGTGTCCCCGTGGTGTGATGTCACGAGAGGAATGACCCAGGTCcttcctggctctgtcaatcaGTGTGCAGAGACCGGCTGGCACCAGGGATCGGGGCTCTggggctctccccagggcaggcaCCTGCCGAGCGGTGAGTCAGAGCATCACCTGCCCCGTCAcctggcttcagctgccagcATGGCCAAAAGGGAAGAGTCCACTGGGGGcttccaggcacccccagcaaaCCAGAGGGCTtggggggttcaggagcaggtggggagagctgcagggaggaaggCTTTGGGCAAGGAGCCCCAGAGCTGGACTATAAAGGGCAGCATGCAGCAGGCAAGGGAAGGCTGCGGGTTCCCCACAGGGTTTGGATCGGGATGCTctgggttcagggctggggaaggtcTGGGGATGGGATGTGGGCATTGGTCAGGGTTGCAGAGGGATTGGAGTGATCAGGGGAGCCAAAGGGGAtgcaggtctgggtgggagggtacAGGAACACACTTGGTGGTGGGGTAGAGGGAGGTGGAGTGGGAGAAACAGAGAGCAGGGAAGGTCAGGGTGGAGGATGTAGGGGGCTGAAAGGTGGCaggatctgggggtgggggatgcagggggctggctgaggggagaTGGGTGGAGGATGCCAGGAGAGGCAAGGCCTGGTTTGGGGTACAGGGGATGCCAGGGAGGCAGGAGGTCTGTCTGTTTATATTAATATAGAGTTTAGCTAGAACAAGAGCCACAGGTCCTGGgatcctgctcctgtcccctccagCTGCTACTTCACAGCCTTTGCAGCCTGTTCTAGGAATTGCTCCAAGGGTTGGGAGGGGGGTGGCAGGTTGCACTTGTATTAGGGTAACCAAGTGGGGAGCAGTATTCTAGccggggggagtgtggggggaggacagagggagggaggggagagctggctgCCTCGCCAAGCCTGCGGCTTCACTGGGGACCAGGGATCTCTACCAGAGGGATGTGAGGGGAAAGCCTGGACTTGGGTGGGGGGATCTCCGCAGGGTGTCCTGCCACAGCCTAGGGCAGAGAGGGAGGTCTCAGCGATGAGGCCGGATAGGGGCTGTGTAGCCtaggcctggggggcagggttcgCTCAGCAGAGAGGGCCAGGGAGGCCATTGCCCAGGTGTGGGAGCAGGGCTCTCAGCGGGGGACAAGGGCTCGGGTAGTGGAGGATTGGCGCAGAGGCCCTGTGCCTTGTggtgaggagcagggggctgctagGTTTGCATCAGCCCCACACGTCTCTCCCAGCTGCCTTCTCCGAGCAGCTGGGCATGTTTGCATTGGCTGGGGACCATGGGGGGAGTgtgctgtggggaggaagggaaccTTTGCCCCAGTGACACCTCTGCCTATAGCCTTTAAAtggccgtgccccctcccccaacctgccaGCCCAAGGTCCAGCAGCTGAGCTCTCTGCCTGAGCCAGCTGCGTTAACCCTTGTCCTGTCCCTGCCCAGTGCTTAGGCTGGGGTTCAGCCCAACCCCTGCGTGCAGAGCAAGTGCCACTGAGGCAAGGCAGAGAAGGAGCAGGTCTGGGGAGTCAGTAGGTGGCACTGTCCCCTTGTCGCCCCGACCTAGTGTGGGGCGGGAGGCGccgtgctgcagggagtggggcggTTCTCAGTAGGAGAGCTGTCCCCCTGCATTCAGTGTTGAACCCAGGGCTGCCCCGGCACCGTGCTGCATGAGGGAGCAGGGTGCACTTCAATCTCCCAACTCCCCTGCCTCCAATcttcccctgcagcctcccaccaGCAATGTCCTTCTCCGGTGCCGGTCTcaagctggagcagctggaggaacagcagccagaaggccCCAGCTACCAGCTCAGCTTCCAGAACCCAGCTAGGGGCCGCGGTGACCTGGCGGCCCCTTACCCTGACAGCGATCTCCTTTCCCAATGGCTGCGCAGTAGCATGAAGGCCAAGCTGGCAGAGGCCTGTGACCTGGGCGAGTCCTCCCAGGGGGCCAGGGAGGTCCCAGCAAAGAGGGGTGTGGAGTCAGAAGGTGCCAAGGAGTTTGCATGGGCCAAGCGGGCCCGAGTAGAGAACATTGTTTGCAGCATCAGCAGCTCGTACCATGACAggggcctggaggaagaggggaccAGGTACAGCCACTCCCGCCAGGCCCGGGAACGGAACCAGCTCAAGCAGCAGTTGGAGAGGATGCGCGAGCAAGTgttccagctgcaggagaaactATGCCAGATCTACAGCGGGGTGGCCCAGGAAGAAGGCAGCCACGTGGGAGCTGCCTggtcccaggagccaggcccagctggctccagcacccggcaccctggggaagggagcaggcacCCTGGCACCCTGGCTGAGGCCCTGAAGGAGGAGCTTGGGGCAGCCATGACCCAGGTGGTGGACTCTGTCGTGCAGCTGTTTGCCCGCCAGCAAGCCCCACCAGAGGAGCCCCCTGGCCACTACCCAAGCGACCAGACGGAGGCGCTGCCCCTCGTTGTGAGGAAGAGCCTGCCCCGGGCGTCCCCTGAGCTGGTGGCgggctccttcccccagcccacgGCTGCGCCTCCGTACCCAGCTGCCTTCAAGGACAGAGCCGCGGGCGAGGCCTACTGGGAGGGTGTGAGCCTGCGCACCAAGCTCGCCTCACGCCACCTGCTGGAGCCGCGCTGTGCCCTCTTCCAGCTGGCCGGGCCGCCTGAGCACCagctccccaagagccaggccgCTGAGCCACACCCGTGCCTGGAGCCAGCCCTCTACAGGCCCTCGGTATCCTTTAGGAGCCGGCCAGGCCGGCGGAGAGCAGCGGCACTcggctccccactgctcccacgcCCTGCCCCTAACACAAGCCCCCTGCACACACTGTCCTGCACACCCCCCCCCGTCAACACCTTCACCCCTACACACCCAGCCCCCGACCCTCCCCACACTTCCCCATGCCTTGTCCTCAACTAACCCACCCCACTGtcctcacaccctgcccccaccaacccacacCCACGGtcctcacaccctgcccccgcTAACCCACCCCACTGATCTCACACCCTGCCCCCGCTAACCCACCCTACTGatctcacaccctgcccccaccaacccacacCCACGGtcctcacaccctgcccccgcTAACTCACCCCACTGtcctcacaccctgcccccgcTAACTCACCCCACTGTcctcacacactgcccccagctaACCCACACCCACTGATCTCACACCCTGCCCCCGCTAACCCACCCCACTGtcctcacaccctgcccccgcTAACTCACCCCACTGTcctcacacactgcccccagctaACCCACACCCACTGATCTCACACCCTGCCCCCGCTAACCCACACCCACTGTcctcacacactgcccccagctaACCCACACCCACTGatctcacaccctgcccccagctaacCCACACCCACTGatctcacaccctgcccccagctaacCCACACCCACTGATCTCACACCCTGCCCCCGCTAACCCACACCCACTGtcctcacaccctgcccccgcTAACCCACCCCACTGatctcacaccctgcccccaccaacccacacCCACGGtcctcacaccctgcccccgcTAACCCACCCCACTGATCTCACACCCTGCCCCCGCTAACCCACCCCACTGatctcacaccctgcccccaccaacccacacCCACGGtcctcacaccctgcccccgcTAACTCACCCCACTGTcctcacacactgcccccagctaACCCACACCCACTGtcctcacaccctgcccccgcTAACCCACACCCACTGtcctcacaccctgcccccgcTAACCCACCCCACTGTcctcacacactgcccccagctaACCCACACCCACTGATCTCACACCCTGCCCCCGCTAACCCACACCCACTGTcctcacacactgcccccagctaACCCACACCCACTGatctcacaccctgcccccagctaacCCACACCCACTGatctcacaccctgcccccagctaacCCACACCCACTGTcctcacacactgcccccagctaACCCACACCCACTGatctcacaccctgcccccagctaacCCACACCCACTGatctcacaccctgccccagctaaCCCACACCCACTGTcctcacacactgcccccagctaACCCACACCCACTGatctcacaccctgcccccagctaacCCACCCCACTGACCCCACTGTTCCCACGCCCTGACCCCACtaaccacacccacacccacccggcccccacccctgccccctgctaaCCCACACACATTCCCCCGGCCGCTGTGGGGCTTCCCCTGCCGGCATGCGCCTGCTGACCTCCCACACACCGACCCAGCCGGCCACGCACAGCCTCCGCCTTCTCCCACCTGCATCCACCCAGCCGCTTCCCGCTTCCCGTCCCACCACCTCACGCCCACTGAGCCCTGTGATCAGCTCGGCCGGCCCGGCCTGGggcccagcccccctgcacacctgctggctgccacctgtGAGGCGTTGGCGGGGCAGGTGTTCGTATCACCTGCTCCCCCCCCTCCAACGCCACCCACACGCTGAAGCCCTCTGGGGCCTGGCATAAGTTTAATGGTTAACCCAGCTGAGCGGCTCCTAAGCCGATTGCACCAGCTGGGGTAGGGCTTCCGCCTGGACCCCACCAGGGACCTGCTGAAAATAATCCTTGGGATTAGCGGGGGGGGGGAAAGgcaaagaccccccccccccgccgctgccccatcccctgcctgtcccctctcaCTGCACTGACCCTACACActcctttccctcctcctctgtcccctgccccacacgCTGGCGCCTCCAACTGTCCCCCCCGCAcaactgctgcctcctcccttaGCTGTCGCCTCCCCATGCGGCCttcactgcccctcccactgcgctgcacaccctgcccctcccgccaCAGGTGAGCCGagctgccagggcagggccacgagCCTGAGCCTGGGGGGGTACAATAGGGCGGAGGGGTCggcagtcaggactcctgggtctaCTCTCGGCTCCTGGGGGGctcagctgggtggggggaggggagaagtgcTGTTTCTGGAGTGAGGTGGCCCCATTATAACTTCCCGTATTGCTCCTTAACCACATCATTCCCAGGAGGGCCTCACCCCTGGGCACCTGAAAAAGGCCAAGCTAATGTTCTTCTACACTCGCTACCCCACCTCCGGGACACTCAAGACCTACTTTTCCGACGTCAAGGTGGGTCCCTCAGAACCTCCCAGTTCTGGGACCGtttggccagggaccctgcataTGAAGCCAGGCCCCCTTCAATGCGGCTTGTGCGGGGCCTCTGGCACCATCCGTGTCCCTCGCCCCACTCCTCAGTAGCCAGAAGCAGACCCCTAGGtagcgcatgtggccaggagatGGGTGGTGGTAGTCACAGCCCCTCCTTGCCAGGGAATGGGCAGAACAGGGATCAGCCACCTCTTTTCCCAGACAGTGGGGAACAACATGGGCTGGGATGTCCCTTTTCCAGGAAGTTGAGGCAGGGACAGGCAATTGCTCCCTCCCTTTCAGGTGacgtggggggccgggaaggggtCTCAATGCTGCGGGCCGGGGCTGTGTCGTGAGCAAGGTCTCACCTTGTGCCGCTCCCTCAGTTCAATCGCTGCATCACGTCCCAGCTCATCAAGTGGTTCAGCAACTTCCGGGAGTTTTTCTACATCCAGATGGAGAAGTTCTCCCGCCAGGCCCTGAGCAATGGGGTGACCAGCGCCGAGACACTGACGGTCACCCGGGACTCGGAGTTGGCACGCGTCCTCAACCAGCACTACAACAAAGCCAATGACTATGAGGTGTGTTCGCAGGGCGGGACGGCAGCAGGCAGGAAATAGGGTGCGCGCAGGCTGGGGATCAGGGGAGTGAGTGGTAAGGGGGAGGTGAAGGCTGGGGAGGGATCCCGGCTGAGTTGAGgcgagcaggctggggggatctTAGTACTATGGGAGGACCTGGCAAACGGCACCTGACCTCGAGGGAGGAATAAAACagccatcctgggctcctggcttcATCCGTTCTGCAGGGTGATGTTCTCCTGTCTTTTTGCAACCCCCACCCAGATCCCCAACAAGTTCCTGGAGGTTTCCCAGATAACCCTGCGCGAGTTCTTTAGGGCCGTCTCCCGGGGCTGTGATGCTGACCCCTCCTGGAAGAAATCCATCTACAAAGTCATCTGCAAACTGGAGTGTGACATCCCCGATGCCTTCAAAGCTCCCCTGTGCCAGCTGGACACGGTGCATGAGTGATTGAGGGAGGGGCACTGCCGATGCagggtcctgggggtgggggactctgATGATGTATTGTTTATGTGATTCACAATGTTGCTAAATTGCTGGCTGGGTAATGTGGCCTTGCCAACCACCCATGTTTCAAAATTGTCCTCTCCTGACTGAGCACAGGAAGTTGCACTGGGAGAGTGTGGGGTGTGCAGGCCAGGGAGGGATCCCAGCAGTGGGGCAAACAGGTGACCCAGGGAGTGCAGGTCAGGACTGGGAATGAGAGGGATCCGTCAGGGAGGGAGAAAGGTggcatggaatcatagaacactagatcGGAAAGGGACCACGAGTGGTCACTGAGCCCTCTCCTtgaagcaggaccaagcaccatctagatcagtggttcccaacctgaggtCCATGGCCCATTGGGGGTCCACGAGGGTTTTTCAGGggatccatgaaaaaaaaaagataaagtgaaaaataaacataaaaatgcTCCCGaaaagtaagttttaaataaactgcaaagttacaatccgttattgtttttaaattaaatagtgttttaaatgttaattatgtGTGTTTCTGCTTTCATTTAATGACGTGTACCTAGTGGTCAGAACTGGGTTGGATGGGGGTCCGCAGATgctttggggggggtgggaggccgcactagtgaaaaggttgggcaCTAGTGACAAGGTTGGGCACCACTGATCTCTATCATCCCCGAAGGACGCCCGTCTAACCCGCTCTCAAATCTCGCtaatgctggagattccacaccctccctaggcaacttattccaatgCTTAGCCATTTtggcaggaagcttttcctaatgtccagcctaacccTGCCTGGCTGCAATTGCAGTCCCTTGCGTctcatcctagccacagaggttaagaagaatattttgtcttcctcctccttttaacgCCCTTCTAAGTACTCGGAAGCTGCTGTCAAGTCTCCTTGGGATAGAGGAAGCCCGAGAACggcctggggcctggggagggctcccagcagtgtgggggcagTCAGAAtgggcagcacagctgggggttggcggggggggggagaggtggcagcaATTGGGCAAGGGAGGTGATGTGGGAAGCACAAGCTGCAGGTGGGCTGGTggtgagctcccagcagtgggacggggcgggggggcagctatGGGGGGGAATGTGGCCTGGGAGGGACCCCAGcagagggggagctgggcagcaaaGGGCTAACAGTCAGGTGCAAGGGAAAGCTTCTCCTTGAGGTGGGAGCCACAGCTAGGAAGGGTACCCAGCTGGGGCCCACCCCCACGCTGATCAGAGGGTGGTTGGTGTTAGCGGCTGTCCTTGCCCACACCCATGGGTCTGAggcctgtgggggaagggaatggggcggggagtggggctggggcttacCCATGTGTGTATTGCTGAGACTTGCTGCTTCCCTAGGACCTGGCCAATAAAGACCCATTGAGAAGCTGCTGTGTCCGTCTCCTGGGGCTGGGACCTCCAGTTAAATGCCcgagggggcaggagctggactgACCTCTGCGtgagcccagagcagcagcaagtCATGCTTCCCTGCTCTGGGGGCTCTGACTCTGGAGCAGTTTGGAGACAGTGTTGGCCAGTGGTTTGGGCCCTGACTTGGGAGTCAGTACACCCGGCTCTGCCAGACTCCATGTGACCTCAGCCAAAGCACAGAACCATTCCATGCCTGGCTTTCCTGTGCACCGGGGAAACATTCCCTCCTCTTGGCTGCTTATGCTC
Encoded here:
- the LOC142019075 gene encoding prospero homeobox protein 1-like, giving the protein MSFSGAGLKLEQLEEQQPEGPSYQLSFQNPARGRGDLAAPYPDSDLLSQWLRSSMKAKLAEACDLGESSQGAREVPAKRGVESEGAKEFAWAKRARVENIVCSISSSYHDRGLEEEGTRYSHSRQARERNQLKQQLERMREQVFQLQEKLCQIYSGVAQEEGSHVGAAWSQEPGPAGSSTRHPGEGSRHPGTLAEALKEELGAAMTQVVDSVVQLFARQQAPPEEPPGHYPSDQTEALPLVVRKSLPRASPELVAGSFPQPTAAPPYPAAFKDRAAGEAYWEGVSLRTKLASRHLLEPRCALFQLAGPPEHQLPKSQAAEPHPCLEPALYRPSEGLTPGHLKKAKLMFFYTRYPTSGTLKTYFSDVKFNRCITSQLIKWFSNFREFFYIQMEKFSRQALSNGVTSAETLTVTRDSELARVLNQHYNKANDYEIPNKFLEVSQITLREFFRAVSRGCDADPSWKKSIYKVICKLECDIPDAFKAPLCQLDTVHE